Below is a window of Amphiprion ocellaris isolate individual 3 ecotype Okinawa chromosome 15, ASM2253959v1, whole genome shotgun sequence DNA.
CtcagtatttaaaactgcttCAAACAGGTGCGCCTGCTCATCGCGGTGTTTCTTTCAAACCAGGAAATAAACTCTaatgtgtttctctctgctgttgTCATTACGGTCGTTAATCATGAACTACAGGGTGTGTAAAATTAGAATGAATGATTTTAGACACAGTTTCTATTACTCCTCTTCACCCTCAGGGTACAGGGAACTGGTCTTCCTGTgttcaaatttaatttaacttCTGGTGGCTTGTTAAAAAACATAATGTCTGTATGAGGTTTATATGGGTCGCAGCATGCATGCTACTCCTGCATGTTTATGTGGCTCTTCTAACCACAATCACTGTCTGTGTACACGCAAAATAGGCAATGAAATGCTATCCCTTGATGGGCTAGTAACAGACACTGAAAATAACCTGCCAGGCCACAGCCTCCCTGAAGGGTGACCCTCACACAAGGGTTTCTATGGAAAGGTAGCAAGCAAACACAGTCGGTAAACAATCTGAAGAGACGGTGTGTTTAGCAGCAGctcaataaaaaatagaaataaaaaaagagtcGAGAATCTGATGGCAAATTATTTAGAATGGTCTCTGCGTTCAGTTCAGACATTCTGCTGGTTGTTGTGCATCATTCTGCGCAGAACGTGTGTCTTCATAACATTTTGGTCGGGCATCAGTTTTTGAATGCGCTCACACATACGTAGACAGAGGGTTAGTGTGGAGCATTTGGCGCGAGCGGCTAACAAGGAGCCTTTTAGCCCAGTGACAGCCTGAGCTTGCTAATGTGCACTGTGATGAAATTCTCCCTTTTGGTTGCCGCTCCAGGACAACTTTTAGTGTTTCCACACTAATGGACAAAGGATTAAAGAGTGCAATCTGATCCCAGATGTCGTCAGCTTCACCGGGGGCCTCCTTACAAGTAGGCTGCATAAAGAGTGAGCCTCTCAATGGGGGCCGCTGGTAACTGGATATTAGGCCTACATGTGGAGCTACTTAATGCCAGACACTCTGTATGAAGAGAATGTGACCTGAAGGGTCAAGAGGCTGGCACATGTCAGTCACATTCCAACATACAGCAATTTATTCATTAAATCCccataaaaattacattaaagttaaatataatGCAGGACTTCAGTTAATGTTCCTCTGGTATTTAATGATGTATGGAGCGTGAATGTGTCATCTGATAGCCAGAGCATGTGGACTTGTCCGTAATGACAATGTTTCCTTGCTATGAAAGGAATATGACTCAGCTATTTGGCAGACAAATAGAGAACCTGATGAATCTGCACCAAGGTCAACTAAAGACGAGCAAACAGAGCAAAAACTAAATTTCTAACATTCTCTTGCACATATTTATCTCTAGTATTCATGTGTCAAGAGATTCAAAGTAACAAAATAGGAATTTTCTTTGTTGTACTGTACATATACATAATTAGCAATGTTCCTTTAAGTCCCACAGAGAAATCAGTCTCCAAAATATAAACACGCTGTACAAGAAATgatgcattttaatgaaaaacaaagcatCTGAAATGTGCAAGCAGCAGCACCAGATCATGCAGTCGATCAGTGATGCTGTCTTGAATAGATAGGGCTATAACAGGGTTGCCATGGCAGTCGTTACCAGGGCCAGGGACTGGAGCATCAATGCACGCTCTGCGAGCAATGAGAGGGTTGAAGGACAAAGATGGATGTAACACCAGTAGAAGCCTCCACATTTGTAGTGGTGACTGCTTTAAAGCTTTTTTGCAATACTCCTCCTTTTCTGCCTCTGATCATTTTCTCAGATGAATGAAAGATTGATGTCAGATAATGGTTTGTGACTAACCAACTGCAGGTTACATCTTTAGCCTGTTGTAAGGCTGCACAAACCCTCCACTACATCCCCTCGTGCTTGCACTTAGTCGGTCACTGCGTCACCTCGAGGCGCTTGTGTTCAAAGGCAGCATTGTCACACGTCCTCGCATAAACATACGGCTGCTGGCTGTGAAGATATTTTCTTTACCGAGCAATAGTTGCACGCATGATGAAACTGAACTGCCTTTGAACCTCTCACATTTTCGTTTTTTCGGAGCTTTGACTGATCTAGAACATCTTTTTATTCTACTGCCAGCGTGTTGCAAGTGAAACATCCATAAAATGACACGCAGAACATGCTTTGTTGGGTTTTGCAGGAATAATTCACAGTCAAGAATTGAGCCCCCAAACTGGAATAATGTTGGCCCAGATAATTTCATTTCAGTTCTTCTTTGCAAGATTTCATCGAACATGACAGAAGCTACAGCTACTTTAACTTTGCCGTAGGAGCTTGTTCATGTCACAATTGTTCACAGGAggaatgtattatttattatctatAAAGTGCAAATTGCTAGCtatgtcattttcagttttacaagaGATCATAGGATTGTTACAGAAAAGTTTGCTGCAGCTGCCACTCAGAGTGATGATGCTGTGTGTAAATCAAAGCATTAACACTTTTAGTTAGCCTCCAGCGAGTGCAGCCATTTGCGGAAACAGCTTTTTGGATTACGAATGTGTGAGCAGCTGCTTGTTGTGTCAGTATGACTGCCTCTCGTCATCTCTGAGGTTCTCAGTTCAGTTCCACTCCAGGTGCCTCAGAAATGACACCTCTGCACGTCGGTTCAGCTCTTCTGTCATTCAGATGAAAGTCAGCCTGGCCTAACATGCCACTAAGTGGTGGCAGAGGCTGAGCTGCGTGAAGGAATGTAGCTAGTGTGAAATGGTTTCCCACTGGTGTAGTTAGAGGCCAATAAATCACGGCAAAGGGGAGGAGAAGAACCCGCAGTGACTGGATGGTCGGTCATGGTGGGTTGGGCCTGTTAGTGACACAGACCAGCGGCAGAGAGCCGTGGTCAAACAGCTTGTATGGGAGAGAACCTTTAGACGTCCAAACATCTGTTTTCGGGTCGTAACACTCAAAGCAGTCCGAGTCCTCGATGACATCGTGGCCATTGAGGATGCGTCCACCAGTAACATAGAGCTTGTTGTTGATCACTGTAGCGCTGTGATGCATTCTCCGCTCCTTCAGATTCTCGCACTTTACGAACTTGTTGGCTTTGGTGTCGTAGGCAATCATTCGTCTGGTGTATCCTGGAAATAAGATTTACATTAAGCCAACTTTGAAAGACAAATCATGTGACATATACCTATATTTTCTTACTAGAAAAACCAaaaccagccaaccagccaaGAACTGTTTATCCTTCTAAATGTAACTTatcagtagactgtatataaaggaTGGACGTCGCCCCTGGTTCTGAAACATGAAGCCAACTTGAAATCACCTTAAATTTGAACTCTTTCtatcagccagcagggggcgactcctctggttgcaaaaataaGTCTAATTGCTTTGAAGTCTATGAGTAACCAACACAACTTCTCACTTGATCTAATGCTTTCATTGCAAGTTTCAAGTCTGTTTAATTACAGTACAGTATTCACTGAGTGATTTATGGTCACATTTGGAGTAAAATAGACAATCAAGTAGGCTACACTTTAGGGCGGGGCTACTTTGTGAATGACAGTTTGCTACCATATTAGCATGCACAGTGTTCTTCAGTTCTCAAACAGATGTACCTCTTGCTTGGTGCATCCGTTACAAGAAACCAAGATGGCAACAGCTAAATACTAAACTAAAGTCAAGGCTTCAAAAcagtagtccacaaaccaatggatgacatcttttatatacaatgTATTAGATTCTGTTGCTGGAAATAACCACTTGAACACCAACTGTGTATTAATCTGCAGCTAAAAATAGttcaagcaaacaaaaacaattattttgttttaatttggtgtcctctgcctttgccctaagtcagctgggacagtcTCCAGcaccccacgaccctaatgaggattaagcgaaaGATTTCCAGATAACAATTTTTGCTAACCTCCTATGATGTAGATCTTGTCTTCTATGACAGCAGCAGGAGCGCAAACATTCTTCACCGTCCTTGTTTCTAGCCTGGACCACAAGTTTCGAGAGATGTGATACACCTATTTCCCAACACAAACATTAAGAGTCAGTCTGTTTAATGAAGCTTCAGCAATTATAATTCACCAAACGCCTGTATAACttctgattttcaactttttatcTACACATACTGACATTCTTTTCAAGACGGCATGTAAATAATAAGTGAGTGTTGATCCAGTGATGCTAATATGAGACGCCTTCTCTACCTGAATCAGCCTGACTGGGTTCTGCATGGCGTCCTCCCCTCCGAAAACATAGATCCTCTGATCACTGGCTGCAACAGCTGGATGAAGTGTTGCTGTGGGCATTGGTGCCATGGTTTCCCACTGATTAAACATGCTGTTATACCTCTCGACTGACTGAGAGATTCTCTTGTCTACCCCAATGCCTcctaacacaaaaataaagtgcAGGTAGGAGACGCTTTGATGGGCGTATCGTGGCTCCAACATGGGCTCAGCAGTCCTCCACTGGTTCGTTTTAAGGGAAAGCGTGTAAACTGTGGCGCTGACCGAGCTGTCGCCTGACGTCATGCAGAGGCTGAGCCCGCCAAGCACATAGAGGATACTGTGAATGCAAACATATGCAGCTTTGTAGAGGCGAAGAGGGAGCTTGGCCAACCACTGCCAGCGATGAGTCCTCTCGTCATATAGTAACGCCTCTCGTGAAGTCTGTTCATTATTTTTACGCCCACCAACTACCACCAGCGTCTCTCTGCAGGTGTAACGCCTGGGTGTGGTCCAAAGTGGCTTCAGTTCACGACTACACTTGGTGCTGACTGTGAGCATGAGGCGACGAACTGACTCGATTATCTCAGTGCAGAGGGTGGAAGACTGCACCAGCGGGTCATTGGCAATAAACTGGAAGAGGTAAGTTGGATGGATGTAGCGGAGACGGACTTTCTTGAAGAGATCGTGGATGGCGCCGCGTCGTGAGAACGGGTCATGGTGGATCCACGCCAGGAGGGTCTCAAACACCTGCTCCTCCTCTGCACAGAGTCGGTCGTCTTCCAGGTAACACATGAGCTCAGGAAGAGACAACTCACAGAAATCCTCTGTGGCGGCGACATCAGAGAAACACCTCACAGCCATCTCCTTCGCCCTCTCCCTCAAGCTCTCACAGTGAAGGATCTCAGAGAGGCGGATCATGCTCAGACAGTTCTCTGGACTCAGCTGGTCCTGGAGGAACATGGAGCAGGCTTCAAACAGACCTACATAGTGAAGCATGGATGCTGCCTGCATGAGCGGCAGCACATTCTCCATGGTGATAGTGACGCAGCCCGTGTACACGTAGTCCACGATGCCGATGAGGACATTTGAAGAGATTCCTCTCAGGTTGACGCGGGCCTGGCTGCTCTCCAGGAAGTTGCTGCAGAACATGGCGCGGAAGTATGGGCTGCTGGACACCAGGACGCTCCTGTGGCAGGGGATCTCCTGGTGCTCGGTGCAGAGCAGGACGTCTGTCAGGATGCGCTCCTGCCGGAGGGTGTTGAGCTGAGCAAGAAGGTGGGAGGGAAGTTCTGAATCTTTGAAATAGAAAACCTCGCGTGGTCTTACAGCCATTCTGGAGAAAGGAAGGGGAAAGGAGGAATCGTTTAatgattgttgtttttcaacgtctgtgtagattctcagtcatggACTTCTccttttggttcttgaagatgtttcacctctcagtCAAGAGAGAGTTAAATGTCTGacctgaactgaactgaagaaGGTGAAACGTCCTCAAAAACCAAAATAAGAAGGCCAGTTttcttctactgaagctcctaggaaTAGTTCTATTTTGCAACAGGAAGAAATGGATGACTAAACCAAGGATACTGATGACATCATTATGCTTCAAAACATACACAGATACACTACTTTGAATAAAATGTGTCTGGGaaaatatttccataaaaaAGTTTCATTCCTTGGTTAGAAATtgttataaaaacacatttgcttCCTCTCTGTCAATCTCTTTAAACTCCTGCAGTGCAGCTGTCCTTAATGTGAATTACTGACTCACAGATTTCTATTTTAAACCCCTTCTAAATTATCTTGATGCGTCCATGTACCATTAGGCCTCATCTCTGTTATCAAGCTGCCCATCGCAGCTAACATTTACAGAGCTGTGGCAACAGACCATCTGTGTTTGTCTCTCCACTGCTGCAGAATCCTCTCTTTGGACCCTACTTTCCTTCATGATCTCTGCTGCATTTTcctatttgtgctgtttttcttctgttgtaCTCCTTGCTTTATATGGCCTCAGTTTGTATTTCCCTAGTTGAAGTGTTTCTGATGATGCTGCTGTCTACAGAGAACGAATTTCACTGGGCCATTAGCAACATTAAGTCTTCTAATCATCCCCGTGTCAGCTACTGATTTACTCCCACTTACGGGGCCCAGCCTGCCTGATATATTTAGACGGCTAATCGTTATTGTATATTATTAAACGCCAATGGCTGTGAGTGACATTTCACAACTGGTAGTTTTACCTCACACCTTAAATAAGAACTGCTGGTGGAGAGTTGTCACTCAAAATTGTGTCAGAATTTGAAAGAGTCTAACTACTTTCTACTGATGTGTCTGTACATTCATTATGTAGGAAAATTCAAGTTTATAAATGTTTTAGTGTCAgattatttctttcatttttcacaatttgtgTCCAACTCAAACTCAAACAAGCATTTCTGATGATAGAACAATGATGTGGTAGAAAACTCACTACCATCATTAGCGTCCGACTCCTTAAACCTAAAAAAGAGCACTGATAACCAGTAATAAACCAACACTAGGCTCCCTCTgaccaaatcaaatcaaagaatAGTGCTGCTACACAACAGAAACCTTACATTAAAAGTTAAATCATAAGATTGGAGTCAAACTGAGGAGCTTGAGACAAACCTGCTGTCAGCAACTTCTGTGATAAGGTGAATCCTTACCTCATGCCCTCAGAGGATCAATAATATCCAAAGTATGTTGTCAGTCTGATCAGAAGGAAATGCTCAGTTGCAAATGAAAGAGAGTTAAAACATTATCCAGACAGAAAGTGGGTAGCGTAGTCAGGGAAGGAGCATGACACAGAGAAACGACAAGGCTTTCCAGTTAGGCGCTGTGGAGATTGCCATGAGGCCACTGTGTACATTCCTGCATCTAAGAATAGTATCCTGGGCCACTGTGACTCCAGCCAGGCCTCTCATGTGACACAGAGCTGTTTGGTACCCAGTTGCCGGCTTAACAGCTTTGCCAGGGTCCAGTTGAGGGAGTGTTTATGATGGCTTCGGGAGGGAGAATCATCACAGGGTCCTGACTCAGCCATCGCGCCCACCCAGGCTGGTGTTGAATCAAAGTGTCCCTGAGCTGCTAACCCTTGTCCATCTTCCTGTGCGGCTAAagtcctccccctcctccatgTCCACCTCCTCCCTCGTGTGTGTAACCCAGGATGTAGGTAAATATAGAACAGTGCTGATGGGCCCTTTTGATCAGGGGAAACAGCTGTAAGAACCGGGCTCAGTTTTCTCCAAGGGgttgtgctttgtttttacatGCCGGTCCATGAATGTGCACAACTGGAGATGACTGCTTTTACTACTGCTCACCTGTGGGACACTAAACTTGTGTATCAAATAGACAAGCAGCATCCAGTGTGCTAAGTCCTGCATATCTTGTGCATAGACTGTGGGCTCTACAGTGGCGtcaatcaatcaagtgccatgccattcagcataggcgatcatttctctccatctaatctgatcttttgctttctgaattgtgacCGTTGTCCTTTCCATGTGTAGCATTTTCATTCTCTATCTGTCTTGTCCTCTCTTCCCATTAATTGTTCCAGTTATGATGATATATTCCAGGGTCTCCGTCCTTATTATGTGTCCAAAAAATTTTGCTTGCCATCtcctaattttgttcagtagcatataatttgtgtttaatctttttaaaacatcttcatgGGTTATCCTGGCTGTATAAGACATACATAGCATGTgtctgtaaaaccacatctgtgctgcagtgattttgtttgacattttattatttatgttccaAGATTCACGTccgtacatcagaactggtaggATGTAAGAGCTGAGAGCCCTCATGCGGATGCTAATTGCTATTTTCATATTTGccagtatatttttcattttcgtAAATGCTGTTCTTGCCATTGCTGTGCTACATCTGAGGTCTGTTTCACACCTCCCATCTAATGTCATCCATGAACCAAgatatttgaaatgatgaacCTGCTTCAGTATTTGTTGGTCTAATTCTATGTTACAGGTTGGAATGacagttttctttgaaattaccattactttggttttctttttgtttagaGACAGACCAAGTTTTTGGCTCTCTGTATTAATTATGGATACTATAATTTgcaatttttcttcactgttagCTATCAGCACTATGTCATCTGCATAATCTATGTTATTTATACATATGTGGACTTTTGTGGTGTATTGgtcccaaaaaaatctgaaggctAATAATCCAGGCATTTTAATCGCATTTCCTTTTACTATAATGTCCAATGTTAAAATCAATAATACATAGTTCCAAACCTGGAGGTGTGGACCTCATAAAGTACTCCAAGGATAAATCAGGAGCCATgacatcactgcaaaaatctcCTTCTCACCTGGTTGATTCAGCTGCACATAGTTTCTGGTGGTAACCCCACATTTTACAAGTTGCTTTTACTGGCAGCTGCAGGAAAAAGTTGAATCAAACACATAAATGCCTTAAGACTAAAGTGATGTTCTCAAAAATCCTTCAAATGAAATAGTTTGAGGGATATCTGTGCACAGCTTTTGCTATGGTAAAGCCCGAATCTTTGAGGAATTGCAAACAGACATCACTTCATTTTAAAAGATCACATGCAAAAGTGGTTGGAAAACACTGATGCAAATAAATGAGAATGAGATATATGCTTTCGTACGTAGATGAGAGGTAACAATTACTCTGGACATGactatttgtgcattttttgaaGTCACCAGgcaaattatgtatatttttctttGTCCACAGACCTTTAATCCTCCTTGTTACTGACAGTGATCATCcagttgtcattttttaatctcACAGGGGATCATCTGCTGCCGCTCCCTGCAGCTCGAGGGGCACCGAGATGAATTATTGTCGTGTTTGTTTAGCGGCATATGACAAGGAACTGCAGTCACATGTGGGCAGATTGAATGACATAGCTGCAAGAAAGTGAGCTGTCAGCAAGTGAGATATGGTGACATAGGAGCACATGCAGCTTTGGTGGACTTTGTCACACAGTGAAATCCTATACACGACTACCAGTTACTAAGTGACAGCTTCATGCTTATAGGTCATTACTCAAGACTCCCATAAGGGTGAAGCTCAAGATCTGACAAGAAACACTTCTTAAAAGCTGCAGGTTGAGGTTCAGGGAAAAGATGGTGATTTTCCACTTTTACTTCTTCTTGCTGACTTAAAATCTCGCTTTATTGattattgtgtttgtgctgctgaatAAAGATGTCTCTTACTTGAATGCACTCACATCATTCAGAGGCAAACGTGTGCAGTTGTTAATCTTGACTTTGCACTGTTccaaaaactgattttcaaggcaattatttttgcttctgctattttatattttgtttgctTAAACAATAATCACtctaatacagaaaaaaaatcaatgtggGTTGTTTAAAGgcacatttaggttttttttttctccacaatatttttattttgtttttcacagcaatgGAAACATCTTTACATTGTGTAGAAACTTGAATACAAACTGTTTTGCTAAAGGTACATTTTGACTTTAAACCAATACATATTTTATCAACCACAGCATGCTGACACCGTTATGTGGTTCTAAGAATGATCTCAGGATATATATAAGTAACACtataaattgtttttttcttcacattttaatgttttgtctggCATTTTCTAAGTTTTATATTGTGGTTcagaataaacatttatttaaattgtgCATGTTTAATGACAGTTaaaatgagaatttttttttttttacactaactGGTAAAACAAAATACCAGAAGTAATCTTGCACACTTTAGATATAAAATGGTTTGAGAAACCCAAATAAACAGAACAAGACAGACGTGAGTACactcaaatgattcaaaataatGTCACCTTTCAGCAACTGCATTATTTCTCAGATGACAAGTGGAGTATTTCCTCCTATCggcaattaaaaataatacttgAGAAAGACTATGTTGAAAATTCAGGCCCCAAAGTAGATGCAACAAAATGAAAGCACATGTGATTACTGACACACAAATTGGAAAATATGTGATCACTGAAACCAAATTGCAATTTCCAATTagcctaactgcatgaacatagTTGTTAAATAACCAGTGAGCATCCggccactgttccctctaagctgcgcgcgtgcgcaattgcgcactgctgacacggtctccgcgcacagaaaatctgcgttgcgcgcgcgcgcgcgcgcgcacacacacacacacacacacacacacacacacacacacacacacacacacacacacacacacacacacaaaatccaacctaaactgtaaataaaataaacacgtaacaattcattctgtgctatttttcaatgtgagtcagtgagtgaccggtgactggctgctgcagccaatgatgcgattcacatacgtatttaccatagactgtatataatggtatttacgcagctaaccaacgtcaggcgtccttatgtgcagctactgttgttgtcatagatatgaatgagtaggtaggacacgcccctttgagttgcggctacagcgaggctaagctagtgggagcaaagtttcagtgcattccgtagATGTaaacggcgtgaaaacggaaacaagtatgccgtctcactgtgctgcatacagttacacactacgtcgtacgattgagacaaggaaacttggaatgacttttcataggtaagaatagtttttggctcttttttcattattaaatcttgttgagagcttccagtctatgagagctaactagttagccactagcaaaacgctaaggcgagctagcagcttgacaagcaaataccagacgattaatagtagctgtagtatagttgtacaaacAGTAGTAGTATAAgatagctgttagagtcatagaagtagtatcagcatttgtaataatattacaatttgtagtagcagtgccagtatcagcagcagtagtgagtgtactactagtagtagtcacaatgctattactaccaccaatactaccaatagtagttattaAGCCTAACTgatatatatccagattagcatctatgttcttcctccaaacccattttatgattgggattacaggcagttctttaggactgctctcaaataattgaaatgttactaaacaaggttatacttatcaaattaaatagctctggtctccagtatattggcgaattcggttatttgtacttaatttattagcatgatttcttttttaatatgttgtgtacagacttaattacttctctgtctacttttcttactccatgtaggtttcccagagactatgggttgaggaggaagtggaagtttgtcggcttagacctggtgtcattccatcagcgtttaacttcccggctcatcttggaagagtacgtgccagaaagaccacgaccaaacagccttgagatcttagacagcgtctccctcaggtgggtgtcaacggtgttcacggtcaggtctgtggtaatcccgtcaataaataaatcaacatgtaactaaagcactctgtgtataacgccatagtataggatgtagttcagaaaatgtcaaagtatagtatactttactcaagaataacatagtatggcctgtagttcatagtacagcatgttggcaagaaaaaaaacaaaacatagattgatatgtggttcaaaaaatgtcatagtgcagtatattgtcaaaattgtatgttattcaagaaaacatcagagaatatgtcatctaaaaaataccatagaataatatttcattgcacaagtaaaagtatagtaagttttaaaactgttcaaattcttagaatatgttgctaaaaaaaacaacaaaaaaacctaaaacaaaaaacaggtcagtaatatgtcaattaaaaaagcctatagtatagtgtgtcgcccaacaaacatcacagtatagcatgtcgctctaaaaacgtcacagtatagcctttagtccacagctgtcagtaggtgaggagcaacacaaaaaca
It encodes the following:
- the klhl38a gene encoding kelch-like protein 38, coding for MRMAVRPREVFYFKDSELPSHLLAQLNTLRQERILTDVLLCTEHQEIPCHRSVLVSSSPYFRAMFCSNFLESSQARVNLRGISSNVLIGIVDYVYTGCVTITMENVLPLMQAASMLHYVGLFEACSMFLQDQLSPENCLSMIRLSEILHCESLRERAKEMAVRCFSDVAATEDFCELSLPELMCYLEDDRLCAEEEQVFETLLAWIHHDPFSRRGAIHDLFKKVRLRYIHPTYLFQFIANDPLVQSSTLCTEIIESVRRLMLTVSTKCSRELKPLWTTPRRYTCRETLVVVGGRKNNEQTSREALLYDERTHRWQWLAKLPLRLYKAAYVCIHSILYVLGGLSLCMTSGDSSVSATVYTLSLKTNQWRTAEPMLEPRYAHQSVSYLHFIFVLGGIGVDKRISQSVERYNSMFNQWETMAPMPTATLHPAVAASDQRIYVFGGEDAMQNPVRLIQVYHISRNLWSRLETRTVKNVCAPAAVIEDKIYIIGGYTRRMIAYDTKANKFVKCENLKERRMHHSATVINNKLYVTGGRILNGHDVIEDSDCFECYDPKTDVWTSKGSLPYKLFDHGSLPLVCVTNRPNPP